From Ananas comosus cultivar F153 linkage group 2, ASM154086v1, whole genome shotgun sequence:
ctagctagctactcCCTAACAAAAGAACTACAAcatcacaaaagaaaaagagaaaaagggaaaataaaataaaaataaaaataaaaatagaaataaaaaacatGCTAGACCCCCGCCCTCCTcccatatataataataataataataataatagagagagagagagagagagagagagagagaggccagGGAAGGGCATTTAATTGGTTTGTAGCGGGCCGGAGGGAGGGTGGTTAATGAATTAGGGTTTCTTACCGAGGGTGTGCTTGTTGTTGTGCATCCAGACCTTGAGGACGTGGCGCTTGATGCAGGCGTCGGTGCAGAACTGCTGCACGGCCGCCTCGTCGTGCTTCTGCAGCCGCCATCCGACCCGCTCGGCGAACGCCAGCATCTTGTCCTTCTGCTCCTGCGTGAACTTGGTCCGGAACCTCTTCTTCCCGGACGCCCCCCCGCCCGAACCCGAcgccgcacccgcacccgcccCCGCTCCCCCGCcccccatcatcatcatcatcatcatcgccgGGTTCGACAcgtcctccccctcctccctgCCGCCGCCAGACGTCGACGGCAGCGCCAGCgccggcggaggagggggcgcGCGGTGCTGCTgcccggcggcggaggcggagatcTGCAGGTGCGGAGGCGGCTGGTGGAGGTAGCCGGCCGGGGTGCGGTAGTAGGGCGAGAActgttggtggtggtggtactGGTACTGtaaggcggcggcagcggccgtCGGCAGTGCGGCGTCGGtgatggcggcggcggagtcgGGGGACTCCTTGCGGTGGAAGTTGCGGTGGCAGCTGCAGGCCGCGCAGCGGAGGGCGTCGAGCGTGccctcctcccccgccgccaTGAACTCCCCGCACCCGTCCACCGCGTGGCCCCCGATCCCCACCGCGTGGTTCTTCAAGCACTCCCGATACCTCCCTCCCCCACCCCCTGCGCCCGTCATCTTCCGGTTAATAATAATACTCGACCCCCCCGGACCCCCCTCCGCTCCCCCACCGCCCCTCCCCGACGCCGCTCCTCCGCCCTGATCTTCTCTCCGCGAATTCCCCGCCCCGCTCGGGCCCTCGTAGCTCGACCCCGCCGCGGCCACCTCCATctccccctcttcttcttcctcctcctcctcctcctcctcttcttcttcttcttcttcttcctcctcctcttcttcttcttcttcctccgccTCGTCGTGCTCCTCGAACTCCATTCCGCCGCGGATCAGCTCCTCCCCCGCATCCGTCCCCCTCCCCCGCGATCACCGGTAAGATCTCGCCATCCTCCtcttcaatctctctctctctccctctttttctttctttttctctccttttctccctctctctgtgtctctctctctctctctctctctgtctctgtctctctctctctctctattttgtgCGCTGGGTTAATTTTAGCGCGAGGTTAAGGAAGGGGATAAGAGAAATAAGGAGAGTGTGGACGCTATCAATTTGGCGCACCGCCCTGCGTGCGAGCTTTAGTGATGATacaaaacactctctctctctcgctctctctctctctctctctctctctgtctctcgcgctctctctctctctcgctctctctctctctctctctctctctgtctcccgcgctctctctctctctctactctcactctctctctctctctactctctgcTCTCTGAAAGCTAGTTGCtttcctactctctctctctctggtcgCTATCGCTTCCTCCCGGTCTCCGCAGGCCGGGTTGACCGGATACTCCCGGTACAAGAGCATAACCTTACTTACACGCTCCGTAATAACGACGATGCTCATTACTGCATTAAGATCCACATATTATAAGTGGTAAACATCACAtaattttcttctcttctttatcATGTTGCGCCTAATTCGTGTGATCATTTGCCAGTTTACTGTACGTATTAGCAAAATATCACGTCagaattaaataaatatctaaactaaaataattaactGACGAAGAAAACTATTTGTTAATTTTCCAAGACCTTAGTTATGCTGTATGTTTTGTCGTGATGTGtacataattattattagaaGAATTAtgtatctacttttttttttggtgttctaGAAATTTATGATAGAAATTAACATCTTTAAAAATAGGAGCAAGAACACtcaaatgaaaaaacaaaacaaaaaaataaaaacaaaaacgaaCTAGTGAAGACGTACAATTTCTAACGAGACATCGTTCAATTTATTGTTGATGCAATTGTGAGATTCGTATCATTTATGTGATGAATGAAATATGAGGCGGTCTCACTTTCAACATAATCccaatcaaattttgatttgataaaGACAATAAGTTGACTTTCACTTTCCTATTTGACACGCAAAACTTAAATGTGAAAACAATGCAACATAAGTAAGTAAACTGCACCGATAATAAATTAGCTGACTTTTAACTAGTCGTTGGCATCAAGACAAgtttaataaattagaaaagCAGTAGGCAAAATTATGATGGGAAAAAAGTACAAAATGTTTCTGATAATATATAAGACTAATGTTAGTGATCATACAATATAGAAAAACGGAGCTGATTTTgatattatcaaaaaaaaaatctaaattataattAGATTAGATCCAATAACAACTCTAGTAATATCAAATTTAGCTTTGAAAGTATACATTACGTATagaaaaacttataatttttggcTCTAACGTTGGTTCGTagtattaagaaaaaaaaaaaaatcttttctttctttctttctttctttttttttttNCCCCCCCCCaatccctctctttttttttcatattaacagctcttcaacttttaatttttttaaattaaatagttttagccaattaattatgaatttaaataaatttatcgatggatttatcaaaattaatatggtttattatttttagcaaataaaattagattaattgGCTGCCGATAGCaaataaaactaataaatttaatgagatatttgtttttagataaatataaaattaaaaattaaaaaaattaaattaagagaGTCTCAATcacactaaaaataaaaaaataatactatatgTGCACACAAAAGTGTATATAAATCTTGCATTTTATTTATCCAAAGATTGCTTTTATTATACTAGtctcttttcattttaatactaaaatttaaataaattattttagttagatgaATAGAGCATAAgatttatactataaaaaaataaatagatgagATATTCAAATGTGtttcctaaaaataaataaatttaaaacattCAAAATTTACTTGAACAAGTGACCATTCTGAATCGGCTAtcaaaccttttaaaattttgattttactatttaagtCAATCAATGATATTTcgacttaaaatttttaatgtattatttatttttatagatctaataagtatatttttatgcaattctcacagctataaatttattaaagtaattatattaggttaaattaattttgtaatcaaaataACATTAACTAACTCAAATTGAATAAGTAgaaagattaaataataaactaaatttttttaaaagttacaTAATCGtatcaaaataatttgtaatttagaTGAGTTATTTAAGTTTTcaccataaaaataataataataataataataataataataataaagttgttGGGCATTTAAAGGGACTCAGGGATACGTGAGTGGGTTCTCCGACATGCGTGACGCTACTGCAGGCGTCAACATGCATTTAATGTAAGCCGTGtccgaaaaagaaaaaccaactTCCCCTCTTCCTTATTattccttccttccttccttccttcctcaAGGAATGGAAATGGATCTACTACAATATTGTTCTCTCATCATCAGTTTACTTCATCTTTAGCTCTTATATTTATATGcaataaattagataaaaatattcTTTGTGAACACGTTCTTACGTTCCCCCAGATGATGAGGCAAATGCAGTGGATGCAAGCAATATCCTACTTCTTATGAAATATTTAGGGACCGTTTGATTGTATTCAATTGCAACTACACTGCAGTTATAACTGTACATAAACGTAAATTCGGTAtttaatttaaagtatttaactTCAACTTCTGCAGTTGAAACTACAGTAGAAGGTCCAAATACAGCAATTAGAACTATGCCCAAATTAATATGCTTacctctttatttatttttgaaaaaaaaaatatttttttgttacatTGAAAGTAATCtcaccattatatatataatgataaaattttaaataaattatttataattgtatTGCTTTTTACTATATCGAATCAAACAAGATGTATAAAGTTGCAATTGTTATATTTTCAATTGCATATATCTCTAACTACATTGCATTTTTAATTACATCAAATCAAACAGTCCTTTAATTTGAAAACACGATGGAAAAATTAGTAGTTGACACATGCGATTTATCAcaaaataagttattcaatATTTCTGTATTCTTAGATATAAGAGAAACTATTCATCCTTATTATTATCTATTATGTATAGTGTATCTTTCGAGCTTGAAGCCTAGAAGTTATAGTTTTTAAAGCAGAGATCTCCAACTTCACAAAACATAACTTTGCTACAATACTaggtaaattcaaatttttataatatttatttggtaCAACCTATGTAACATtataatttgtttatattaaGTTTTGAATTCATTCAACAATCATCTTGAAAATTTAAACTCGTTTGAGACAGAGATAATGCACAAATTAGAATCTA
This genomic window contains:
- the LOC109724501 gene encoding zinc-finger homeodomain protein 2-like translates to MEFEEHDEAEEEEEEEEEEEEEEEEEEEEEEEEEEEGEMEVAAAGSSYEGPSGAGNSRREDQGGGAASGRGGGGAEGGPGGSSIIINRKMTGAGGGGGRYRECLKNHAVGIGGHAVDGCGEFMAAGEEGTLDALRCAACSCHRNFHRKESPDSAAAITDAALPTAAAAALQYQYHHHQQFSPYYRTPAGYLHQPPPHLQISASAAGQQHRAPPPPPALALPSTSGGGREEGEDVSNPAMMMMMMMGGGGAGAGAGAASGSGGGASGKKRFRTKFTQEQKDKMLAFAERVGWRLQKHDEAAVQQFCTDACIKRHVLKVWMHNNKHTLGKKP